From the genome of Candidatus Chlamydia corallus, one region includes:
- a CDS encoding autotransporter domain-containing protein yields the protein MKSSFPGFVVSTFIILPFSMCAAETVLDSSASFNGNQNGNFKIFESQEDAGTTYLFKGNVTIENIPGTGTAITKSCFTNTKGDLIFTGKGKSLSFNTVNTGALPGAAISSNVADKATTFTGFSLLSFISVPGNSVTNGQGAVSIANSLGFDKNVSLLFSNNFSTENGGAIKTKTLSLTGTTLSALFSENQSSKQGGAIHASDAITINGNQGEVSFSKNTSTDSGAAIFTESSVTISDNARVSFIDNKVTGASSTTAGSMSGGAICAYKTGTDTQVTLTGNRMILFSNNVSTTAGGAIYVKKLELVSGGPTLFNSNGVNGGTSPKGGAIAIQDSGELSLSAEGGDIVFLGNTVTSTAPVTTRSSIDLGTSAKITALRSALDRAIYFYDPITTASTTVLTDVLKINEAPTASTLKYTGKIIFTGEELSETESADPKNLTSKILQPVTLVGGTLSLKHGVTLQTQAFTQQADSRLEMDVGTTLEASDTSTVDNLVINISSIDGSKQAKIETKDTGKNLTLSGTITLLDASGNFYENHDLRNPQAYPILDLKASGTITHTAVAPDPVMGEKFHYGYQGSWGSIAWGTGASETATFNWTKTGYIPNPERIGSLVPNSLWNAFIDISSLHHLTETATEGLQGSRVLWAAGLSNFFHKDSTKTRRGFRHLSAGYVIGGNLQTRSEKIFSAAFCQLFGRDRDYLVAKNQGTVYGGTLYYQHNETYISLPRKSQPGSFSYSSKEIPLLFSGHLSYTHTNNDLKTKYTAYPTVNGDWGNDSFALELSGRAPIFLDKTALFEQYMPFMKLQFVYAHQEGFKEKGREARAFGSSRLTNLALPIGVRFDKESDSKEATYNLTIGYTVDLARSNPDCTTTLLISGDSWKTFGTNLARQALVLRAGNHYSFNSDFEAFSQFSFELRGSSRNYNVDLGAKYRF from the coding sequence GGAAGGGAAAATCTCTATCCTTTAATACGGTGAATACAGGTGCTCTACCTGGTGCTGCTATTAGCAGCAATGTGGCAGATAAAGCTACCACATTTACAGGATTTTCTTTGCTCTCTTTTATTTCGGTTCCTGGAAATTCAGTAACTAATGGCCAGGGGGCTGTTAGTATTGCGAATAGCTTGGGTTTTGATAAAAATGTTAGTTTGCTCTTTAGCAACAACTTTTCAACAGAAAATGGCGGGGCAATCAAGACAAAAACCCTTTCATTAACAGGGACAACGTTATCGGCTTTGTTTTCTGAAAATCAGTCCTCGAAGCAAGGAGGAGCCATTCATGCTTCCGATGCGATTACCATTAACGGAAACCAAGGCGAAGTTTCTTTTTCTAAGAATACCTCTACAGATTCAGGAGCAGCAATTTTTACAGAATCAAGTGTTACTATTTCTGATAACGCTAGGGTATCCTTTATTGACAATAAAGTGACTGGAGCGAGTTCCACAACGGCAGGGAGTATGTCAGGAGGAGCTATCTGTGCTTATAAAACTGGCACCGATACTCAGGTTACCTTAACTGGCAATCGCATGATACTCTTCAGCAACAATGTGTCGACAACAGCAGGAGGAGCAATTTATGTGAAAAAGCTAGAGCTTGTTTCTGGAGGGCCTACCCTATTTAATAGCAATGGTGTCAATGGAGGTACGAGTCCTAAAGGGGGAGCAATAGCTATTCAAGATAGTGGGGAATTGAGTTTATCTGCAGAGGGTGGTGACATTGTATTTTTAGGCAATACAGTTACTTCTACTGCTCCTGTGACGACGAGAAGTAGTATAGACTTAGGAACGAGTGCAAAAATTACAGCCTTGCGTTCTGCTTTGGATAGAGCCATCTATTTCTATGATCCCATAACTACGGCGTCAACAACAGTACTTACAGACGTCTTAAAGATCAATGAGGCTCCAACCGCTTCTACATTAAAATACACAGGGAAGATTATATTTACAGGAGAGGAGTTATCAGAGACAGAGAGCGCCGATCCTAAGAATCTTACCTCGAAGATTCTACAGCCTGTAACTCTTGTAGGGGGTACCTTATCTTTGAAACATGGAGTGACTCTGCAGACGCAAGCATTCACTCAACAGGCTGATTCTCGCTTGGAGATGGACGTAGGAACCACACTAGAGGCTTCTGATACTAGTACCGTAGATAACTTGGTAATCAACATAAGTTCTATAGATGGTTCAAAGCAAGCGAAAATAGAAACTAAAGATACAGGAAAAAATTTAACTTTATCTGGAACGATCACTTTATTGGATGCAAGCGGAAACTTTTATGAAAATCATGACTTACGTAATCCTCAGGCCTATCCAATTTTAGATCTTAAAGCTTCTGGAACTATAACACACACAGCAGTTGCTCCAGACCCTGTCATGGGTGAGAAATTTCATTATGGCTATCAGGGGAGTTGGGGGTCGATTGCTTGGGGTACAGGAGCATCGGAGACCGCAACCTTCAATTGGACAAAAACTGGTTATATTCCTAATCCTGAGCGTATCGGTTCTTTAGTTCCTAATAGCTTATGGAATGCATTTATAGATATTAGCTCGCTGCATCATCTTACGGAGACCGCAACCGAAGGACTCCAGGGATCACGAGTCCTTTGGGCCGCTGGCTTATCTAACTTTTTTCATAAAGATAGTACAAAAACACGACGCGGGTTTCGTCATTTGAGTGCTGGCTATGTTATAGGAGGAAATCTACAAACCCGCTCAGAGAAAATTTTCAGTGCTGCTTTTTGTCAGCTTTTTGGAAGAGACAGGGATTATCTTGTAGCTAAGAATCAAGGAACAGTCTATGGGGGAACTCTCTATTACCAACATAATGAAACGTATATTTCTCTTCCGCGTAAATCGCAACCTGGTTCATTTTCTTATTCTTCTAAAGAGATACCACTTCTCTTTTCAGGTCATCTCAGCTATACGCATACCAATAACGATCTAAAAACTAAGTATACAGCGTATCCCACTGTCAATGGAGACTGGGGGAATGATAGTTTCGCTTTAGAACTAAGCGGAAGAGCTCCGATATTTTTAGACAAGACCGCGCTATTCGAGCAGTACATGCCTTTTATGAAACTGCAGTTTGTCTATGCTCATCAGGAAGGTTTTAAGGAGAAGGGAAGAGAAGCTCGCGCATTTGGAAGCAGCCGTCTTACCAATCTTGCCTTGCCCATAGGGGTGAGGTTTGACAAGGAATCTGACTCCAAAGAGGCTACTTACAATCTAACTATCGGTTATACTGTAGATCTTGCTCGTAGTAATCCTGATTGTACGACAACACTGCTAATCAGCGGGGATTCTTGGAAGACTTTTGGTACGAATTTGGCAAGGCAAGCTTTAGTCCTTCGTGCAGGAAACCATTATTCTTTTAATTCAGATTTCGAAGCCTTTAGCCAATTTTCTTTTGAGTTGCGTGGGTCATCTCGAAATTATAATGTAGACTTAGGAGCAAAATACCGATTCTAG
- a CDS encoding Organic solvent tolerance protein OstA has translation MKHCFLFLASVVLTCSSANALTHQEAVKKKNSYLSHFKSVSGIVTIEDGVLNIHNNLRIQANKVYVENTGGQGLKLVAHGNVMVNYRAKTLVCDYLEYYEDTDSCLLTNGRFAMYPWFLGGSMITLTPETIIIRKGYISTSEGPKKDLCLSGDYLEYSSDTLLSIGKTTLRLCRIPILLLPSFSIMPMEIPKPPINFRGGTGGFLGSYLGMSYSPISRKDFSSTFFLDSFFKHGVGLGFNMHCSQKQVSENVFNMKSYYAHRLAIDMAEAHDRYRLHGDFHFTHKHVNFSGEYHLSDSWETVADIFPNNFMLKNTGPTRIDCTWNDRYFEGYLASSVKVNSFQSANQELPYLTLRQYPISIYNTGVYLENILECGYLNFAFSNNIPGNSFSSLRLAARPKLHKTVSLPIGTLSSTLASSFIYYSDVPELSSHHNQLSGQLQLDYRFLLHRAYIQRRHIIEPFVTFITETRPLANNKDHYIFSIQDAFHSLNLLKVGIDTSILSKTNPSFPRIHAKLWNTQILNNIESRSTFPKTACELSLPFGEKNTVSLDAEWIWKKHCWDHMNLRWEWIGNDNMAMTLETLHRSKYSLIKCDRENFILDVSRPIDELLDSPLSDRRNLILGKLFVRPHPYWNYRLSLRYGWHRQETPNYLEYQMILGTKIFEHWQLYGVYERREADSRFFFFLKLDKPKKSPF, from the coding sequence ATGAAACATTGCTTCTTATTTCTAGCTTCCGTTGTTCTTACATGTTCCTCAGCTAATGCTTTGACACATCAAGAGGCAGTGAAAAAGAAAAACTCCTATCTCAGTCACTTTAAAAGTGTTTCTGGAATTGTCACAATCGAAGATGGGGTGTTGAATATCCATAATAATCTACGGATACAAGCTAATAAAGTATATGTGGAAAATACGGGAGGTCAAGGCCTAAAGCTTGTAGCACATGGCAATGTTATGGTCAATTATAGGGCTAAAACCCTAGTCTGCGACTATTTAGAGTATTATGAAGATACAGACTCTTGTCTTCTCACCAATGGAAGATTCGCTATGTATCCCTGGTTTTTAGGGGGATCTATGATTACCCTAACTCCAGAAACTATAATCATTCGCAAGGGGTATATCTCTACGTCTGAGGGTCCTAAAAAAGATCTTTGTCTCTCTGGAGATTATCTGGAATATTCCTCTGACACTCTCCTTTCTATAGGAAAGACAACATTGAGATTGTGTCGTATTCCGATACTTCTCTTACCTTCATTTTCTATCATGCCTATGGAGATCCCAAAGCCTCCCATAAACTTCCGAGGAGGAACTGGAGGCTTTCTTGGATCTTATTTAGGGATGAGCTACTCGCCTATTTCTAGGAAAGATTTCTCCTCAACATTCTTCTTAGATAGCTTTTTCAAGCACGGTGTAGGCCTGGGATTCAACATGCATTGTTCTCAGAAACAGGTTTCTGAGAATGTTTTCAATATGAAAAGCTACTATGCCCATCGCCTTGCTATCGACATGGCTGAAGCTCATGATCGCTATCGCCTACACGGGGATTTCCACTTTACTCATAAACATGTAAATTTCTCTGGAGAATACCACCTCAGCGATAGTTGGGAAACTGTTGCAGACATTTTCCCCAACAACTTTATGTTAAAAAATACGGGCCCCACACGTATCGATTGCACCTGGAACGACAGGTATTTTGAAGGTTATTTAGCCTCTTCTGTTAAGGTAAACTCCTTCCAAAGTGCAAATCAAGAGCTTCCCTATCTAACACTAAGGCAATACCCGATCTCTATCTACAATACAGGAGTGTACCTTGAAAATATCTTAGAATGTGGATATTTAAACTTTGCTTTTAGCAACAACATCCCTGGAAATAGTTTCTCCTCGCTACGCCTTGCTGCGCGCCCTAAGCTCCATAAAACTGTCTCTCTACCTATAGGGACCCTCTCGTCCACCCTTGCCAGCTCTTTCATTTACTATAGCGATGTTCCTGAGCTCTCCTCGCACCACAATCAGCTTTCAGGACAGCTACAACTTGATTACCGATTTCTATTACATAGGGCCTACATACAAAGACGCCATATCATTGAACCGTTTGTTACCTTCATTACAGAAACACGCCCTCTGGCAAACAATAAAGATCATTACATCTTTTCTATTCAAGATGCCTTTCATTCGTTAAATCTTCTAAAAGTTGGTATAGATACCTCTATACTAAGTAAGACCAACCCTTCGTTCCCTAGGATACATGCTAAGCTGTGGAACACCCAGATCCTAAACAATATAGAAAGCAGGTCCACTTTTCCTAAAACCGCATGTGAACTATCTCTACCTTTTGGGGAAAAAAATACAGTCTCATTAGATGCTGAATGGATATGGAAAAAACACTGTTGGGATCACATGAACTTACGTTGGGAATGGATCGGCAATGATAATATGGCTATGACTCTAGAAACTCTACATAGAAGCAAATACAGCCTTATCAAGTGTGACCGAGAGAATTTTATTTTAGATGTCAGCCGTCCTATTGACGAGCTTCTAGACTCTCCTTTATCCGATCGTAGAAACCTCATTTTAGGGAAATTATTTGTACGACCTCATCCTTATTGGAATTACCGCCTATCCTTACGCTATGGCTGGCATCGCCAAGAGACTCCTAATTACCTAGAATACCAGATGATTTTAGGAACGAAAATTTTCGAACACTGGCAGCTCTATGGAGTTTATGAACGCCGAGAAGCAGATAGTCGGTTTTTCTTTTTCTTAAAGCTGGACAAGCCCAAAAAATCTCCCTTCTAA
- a CDS encoding autotransporter domain-containing protein, with protein MESSFSFLLISSFLILPLSMSVSAIAADLTLGSHDSYNGDTNTAEFTPKAATSDTNGTTYNLSGDVSISQAGKKTSLTTSCFSNTAGNLTFSGHGFSLNFDNIASTAAGAVISNTAASGITTFLGFSNLRFTGVPRTTGNGAVKINDGFVLESIRDLMFDSNFSAENGGAINTKTFSLTGSSKFVAFLGNSSSKQGGAIYASGDSVISNNLGVLSFGNNTATTSGGAISAEGNLLISNNQNVFFDGCQATTNGGVIDCSKASGTAPTLTLIGNENLHFLNNTAKASGGALYTNKLVLSSGRGGVLFFNNTASNATPKGGAIAITGSGEISISADLGDIVFEKNSVSTTGTPATITRNAIDLGANAKFLALRASQGKKVLFYDPVTSAGTAADKLSLNKGDAGSGNTYEGLIVFSGEKLSAEELKKPENLKSTFTQPLEIAAGALVLKNGVTLVANTITQIEGSKVVMDGGTTFEASTEGVNLNGLAINVDSLDGTNKATIKAAAASKNLVLSGPIMLVDADGNYYEHHNLSQKQIFPLVELSAQGTITTTDIPDVPILNTNTHYGYQGNWNIVWVEDTTAKTKNATLTWTKTGYKPNPERQGPLVPNSLWGSFVDVRSIQSLMERSTSGLSSPTSLWVSGIANFLHEDKQGNKRGYRHSSAGYALGAGFVTPSENLCNFAFCQLFGYDKDHLVAKNHTHVYAGAMSYQHLGESKILAKIFSGNSNYLPFVLNARLAYGHTDNNMTTKYTAYPAVKGSWGNDAFGIEIGGAIPVSTLGGASWLDSYTPFVNLEIIYAHQKDFKENGTEGRSFQSEELFNLAVPLGIKFEKFSDKSRYDLSLAYVPDLIRSDPDCTTVLMISGDSWSTCGTSLSRQALLLRAGNHYTFASNFEVFSQFEFEWRGSSRSYTVDLGGRFGF; from the coding sequence ATGGAATCGTCTTTTTCCTTCTTATTAATATCTTCATTTCTAATTTTGCCTCTCTCGATGAGCGTTTCTGCAATTGCTGCGGACCTCACCTTAGGGAGTCATGACAGTTATAACGGCGATACAAACACCGCCGAGTTTACTCCTAAAGCGGCAACTTCCGATACTAATGGCACGACGTACAACCTCAGTGGAGATGTTTCGATAAGCCAAGCAGGGAAAAAAACCTCTTTAACAACAAGTTGTTTTTCTAACACCGCAGGAAATCTTACCTTCTCAGGGCACGGATTTTCTCTTAACTTTGACAATATAGCTTCGACTGCTGCAGGGGCTGTTATTAGCAATACAGCAGCTTCAGGAATTACGACATTCTTAGGATTTTCGAATCTTCGGTTCACTGGAGTCCCTAGGACTACAGGTAACGGAGCTGTTAAAATTAACGATGGTTTCGTGTTAGAAAGTATTAGGGATCTTATGTTTGATAGTAATTTCTCTGCTGAAAATGGAGGAGCTATCAATACAAAAACGTTCTCTTTGACAGGGAGTTCTAAGTTTGTAGCGTTCCTTGGCAATAGTTCTTCGAAGCAAGGGGGAGCCATTTATGCTTCTGGGGACTCTGTGATTTCTAATAATTTAGGAGTTCTGAGCTTTGGGAATAACACGGCCACAACATCAGGAGGTGCGATTTCTGCAGAAGGGAATCTGCTGATTTCTAATAACCAAAATGTCTTTTTTGATGGGTGTCAAGCAACCACAAATGGGGGAGTTATTGATTGTAGCAAAGCATCAGGAACTGCCCCTACTTTGACTCTTATTGGAAATGAGAATCTTCACTTTCTTAATAATACTGCAAAGGCTAGTGGCGGCGCTCTTTATACCAATAAGTTGGTATTATCCTCAGGAAGAGGAGGAGTATTATTTTTTAACAACACTGCTTCGAATGCGACTCCTAAAGGTGGCGCAATTGCAATTACAGGTTCTGGAGAGATTAGTATTTCCGCAGATCTTGGAGATATCGTTTTTGAGAAAAATAGTGTAAGTACTACGGGAACTCCTGCGACTATCACCAGAAATGCTATAGATCTTGGAGCTAATGCCAAATTTTTAGCTCTTCGTGCTTCTCAGGGAAAGAAAGTTCTCTTCTATGATCCTGTAACGAGTGCGGGGACTGCTGCTGATAAGTTGTCCCTGAATAAAGGTGATGCAGGTTCTGGAAATACCTATGAAGGCTTGATTGTCTTCTCTGGAGAGAAACTTTCAGCAGAGGAACTTAAGAAACCAGAGAATCTTAAGTCTACATTTACACAACCTCTCGAGATTGCTGCAGGTGCCTTAGTATTGAAAAACGGAGTGACGTTAGTTGCAAATACCATAACACAGATCGAGGGATCGAAAGTAGTTATGGATGGAGGAACCACCTTTGAGGCGAGCACTGAGGGGGTCAATTTGAATGGCCTAGCCATTAACGTAGATTCGTTAGATGGTACAAATAAAGCTACCATTAAGGCGGCAGCGGCAAGTAAGAATCTTGTCTTATCAGGGCCTATCATGCTTGTTGACGCTGATGGGAACTATTATGAGCATCATAATCTCAGTCAAAAGCAGATCTTTCCTTTAGTAGAGCTTTCTGCACAAGGAACGATTACCACTACTGATATCCCTGATGTTCCTATTCTAAATACTAACACTCACTATGGCTATCAAGGGAATTGGAATATTGTCTGGGTCGAAGATACAACCGCAAAAACTAAAAATGCTACCTTAACTTGGACTAAAACAGGATACAAGCCCAATCCAGAGCGGCAGGGACCCTTAGTTCCTAATAGCCTTTGGGGATCTTTTGTCGATGTTCGTTCGATTCAGAGCCTTATGGAAAGAAGCACGAGTGGGTTATCTTCGCCAACAAGCTTATGGGTATCGGGCATTGCGAATTTCTTGCATGAAGATAAACAAGGAAACAAACGTGGTTATCGTCATTCTAGTGCAGGCTATGCGTTAGGAGCAGGATTCGTCACTCCTTCTGAGAATCTTTGTAACTTTGCTTTTTGCCAGCTCTTTGGTTATGACAAGGACCATTTGGTGGCTAAGAATCATACACATGTTTATGCAGGGGCAATGAGTTACCAACATCTTGGAGAATCTAAGATTCTAGCTAAGATTTTCTCTGGAAATTCTAACTATTTACCTTTTGTCTTAAATGCTCGGCTTGCTTATGGCCACACTGACAATAACATGACCACGAAATATACTGCCTATCCCGCTGTTAAAGGAAGCTGGGGAAATGATGCCTTCGGTATAGAAATTGGAGGAGCTATCCCCGTCTCTACTTTAGGGGGTGCGTCCTGGTTAGATAGCTATACTCCTTTTGTAAATTTGGAAATCATTTATGCACATCAGAAAGACTTTAAGGAAAATGGAACAGAAGGTCGTTCTTTCCAAAGTGAAGAGCTCTTCAATCTAGCTGTTCCTTTAGGTATAAAATTTGAGAAATTCTCTGATAAGTCAAGATATGATCTCTCGTTAGCTTACGTTCCAGATCTTATCCGTAGTGATCCAGATTGTACTACCGTCCTTATGATTTCTGGAGATTCTTGGTCGACTTGTGGTACAAGCTTGTCAAGACAAGCTCTTCTCTTACGTGCTGGAAATCATTACACCTTTGCTTCAAATTTTGAAGTATTCAGTCAGTTTGAATTCGAATGGAGGGGCTCTTCTCGTAGCTATACTGTTGATCTTGGAGGGAGATTCGGATTCTAG